From Paenibacillus physcomitrellae, the proteins below share one genomic window:
- the rsmD gene encoding 16S rRNA (guanine(966)-N(2))-methyltransferase RsmD: MRVISGSARGRALKAVPGMGTRPTTDKVKEAIFSIIGPYFDGGNVLDLFAGTGGLGIEALSRGMDKGVFIDMDYKALETIKANLKQTGLTGQAEVYKNDAERALKALAKREMCFDLVFLDPPYRLKHGAELMLKLEELELVSEDAVVMLEYESSYEYPEVIGGFHLTRKAVYGETAVSIYRREPGQAEAEAEVQTTNGTSGQEETSSGEEIL, encoded by the coding sequence GTGCGTGTAATTTCGGGAAGCGCCCGCGGAAGGGCGCTAAAAGCCGTTCCCGGCATGGGGACGAGGCCTACGACCGATAAGGTGAAGGAGGCTATTTTTAGCATCATTGGTCCTTATTTTGACGGAGGGAACGTGCTGGATTTGTTCGCCGGAACCGGCGGGCTTGGCATTGAGGCGCTCAGCCGCGGCATGGATAAAGGCGTGTTTATCGACATGGATTATAAAGCGCTTGAGACGATTAAAGCGAACTTGAAGCAGACTGGTTTAACCGGGCAAGCTGAAGTTTATAAAAATGACGCCGAACGGGCTTTAAAGGCCCTGGCCAAGAGGGAGATGTGTTTTGATCTCGTTTTTCTCGATCCGCCTTATCGGTTGAAACACGGCGCCGAGCTCATGCTTAAGCTGGAGGAACTGGAATTGGTATCCGAGGACGCGGTGGTCATGCTCGAATATGAATCTTCCTACGAGTATCCGGAAGTGATAGGCGGGTTTCATTTGACGAGGAAAGCCGTTTACGGCGAGACAGCGGTCTCGATCTACCGGCGGGAGCCCGGCCAAGCAGAGGCTGAAGCAGAAGTCCAAACAACAAACGGAACTTCTGGTCAGGAAGAGACGAGTAGTGGAGAGGAGATTTTATGA
- the coaD gene encoding pantetheine-phosphate adenylyltransferase, with amino-acid sequence MNSEAVNLSGTARPLRVAVYPGSFDPVTMGHIDIIQRAARQFDVLIVAVLNNLSKKPLFTVEERKDLLRECTRHLPNVEVDSFRDLLVNYMRNKQADVIVRGIRSVTDFEYELQMASTNQKLNSEVETIFMMTNPKYSYLSSSVVKEIAMFQGDVSTLVPPEVEAALKVKMAERASDTKA; translated from the coding sequence ATGAACAGCGAAGCAGTAAATCTATCCGGTACAGCCAGACCCCTTAGAGTAGCCGTTTATCCCGGCAGCTTTGATCCGGTAACGATGGGGCATATCGATATTATCCAGCGGGCAGCGCGCCAGTTTGACGTTTTGATCGTGGCGGTGCTGAATAATTTGAGCAAAAAGCCGCTATTTACGGTTGAAGAGCGTAAGGACCTGCTAAGGGAGTGCACCCGCCACCTTCCCAATGTCGAGGTAGACAGCTTCCGCGATCTGCTGGTGAACTACATGCGCAACAAACAAGCTGACGTCATCGTCAGAGGCATCCGCTCCGTAACAGACTTCGAATACGAACTGCAGATGGCCTCTACGAACCAGAAGCTGAACAGCGAGGTAGAGACGATTTTTATGATGACCAACCCGAAATATTCCTACCTGAGCTCCAGTGTTGTGAAAGAAATTGCGATGTTCCAGGGGGACGTATCCACTTTGGTTCCTCCAGAGGTAGAAGCGGCATTAAAGGTCAAAATGGCTGAGAGAGCGTCTGATACAAAGGCTTGA
- a CDS encoding nucleoside recognition domain-containing protein produces the protein MNNTPETTPNSKGSLWTTFWLGLCAVILVVCVIYDPGKAFDATLQGLTVWWHIVFPALLPFLVLSEMMIAYGLVHGLGTLFDPLTRKLFRFPGESGFLLPLGLIAGFPVAAESAARLYGQQKLTAGQAARLSAAVHFCNPMLIVVVIGTGFMHTPALGLLLAAIHIVAGLAAGITIGWLRRPQDSDSPAPASKVKPAKSAAGSKDSLIRQVIRSTVMARRIDGRSFGRLLGDTVTVSVQTLLSVGGYMLIFALVIQVISRVLPKGFPDYIVPALLEVHLGSFRLAESGFSSPALQAALLGAGLGWGGLCSYFQVRAVLKPAGIHSKGFLLTRLLHGAYAYLFTLLIWNPVTALFPHTVPAYRDNLADFTAQTGTFLPQGQQFWGIISWQTVLFALILGGLTVFAFLWRRKMRHQV, from the coding sequence ATGAACAACACCCCCGAAACAACCCCAAACAGTAAAGGCTCCTTGTGGACAACTTTCTGGCTTGGGTTATGTGCCGTCATCCTGGTGGTTTGCGTCATTTATGATCCGGGAAAAGCTTTTGATGCCACCTTGCAGGGACTAACGGTCTGGTGGCATATTGTGTTCCCCGCCCTGCTCCCGTTCCTTGTGCTGTCCGAAATGATGATTGCCTACGGGCTGGTGCACGGACTGGGAACCTTGTTTGATCCCTTGACGCGAAAGCTGTTCCGGTTCCCGGGCGAAAGCGGCTTTCTGCTGCCCCTAGGTCTCATAGCCGGTTTCCCTGTGGCGGCTGAATCAGCCGCCCGGCTGTACGGGCAGCAGAAGCTGACCGCAGGCCAAGCCGCAAGACTTTCAGCTGCCGTTCATTTCTGTAATCCGATGCTGATCGTCGTCGTTATCGGTACAGGATTTATGCACACTCCCGCGCTGGGACTGCTTCTGGCGGCCATCCATATTGTCGCAGGACTTGCTGCCGGTATAACCATCGGATGGCTGCGCCGTCCACAAGATTCGGATTCTCCGGCGCCAGCAAGCAAGGTCAAACCCGCCAAATCCGCAGCCGGCTCCAAAGACTCGTTAATTCGCCAGGTGATCCGCAGTACCGTAATGGCACGGCGGATCGACGGCCGCAGCTTTGGCAGACTGCTCGGGGATACCGTAACCGTTTCGGTGCAGACCCTGCTCAGCGTCGGCGGTTACATGCTGATCTTTGCCTTGGTCATTCAAGTCATCTCCAGAGTGCTGCCCAAAGGCTTCCCCGATTATATCGTCCCTGCGCTGCTGGAAGTGCATCTCGGCAGCTTCCGGCTGGCCGAATCGGGTTTCTCTTCTCCAGCCCTCCAAGCCGCTCTATTAGGCGCAGGTCTCGGCTGGGGAGGACTATGCAGCTACTTCCAGGTAAGAGCTGTACTCAAACCGGCAGGGATTCACAGCAAAGGTTTCTTGCTCACCAGACTGCTGCACGGCGCATATGCCTACCTGTTTACCCTGCTGATCTGGAATCCTGTTACCGCGCTGTTTCCGCATACAGTTCCAGCCTACCGGGATAACCTTGCAGACTTCACTGCCCAAACTGGCACCTTTCTTCCGCAGGGGCAGCAATTTTGGGGGATCATCAGCTGGCAGACGGTCTTGTTCGCTCTGATACTTGGAGGATTGACCGTGTTCGCCTTCCTCTGGAGACGGAAAATGCGGCATCAGGTTTAA